Proteins found in one Malassezia vespertilionis chromosome 5, complete sequence genomic segment:
- the OXR1 gene encoding oxidation resistance protein 1 (COG:L; EggNog:ENOG503NZIW; BUSCO:EOG092629U5) has product MASGRQGHARDDSFGEFVSPDTPPSDARGIIDLREVERQLDAKREAEATRSEATAMAAIDPSLSMAAEPITAPTQLTEEPQPIEPSASGRRLWGGALWSKLASLGALEKAGKASSALPRASVERRARTIETIPGAPGFDPSVAPRWNTGAWFLSGTEERRREQKPIPVTLRGRREDTSIVCDEWRASRIQALLPRRLRLGKSWQLLYSLDQDGSSLGTLYDLVQTATDSNYRRGMGGEQWLRGSSTAAQQAMLGTKKSVGTGVALPDAGIVISVRDAHGNVFGAFVNEPLKIAPHYYGNGECFLWKTVRRRLPCPPSELTEPDLHPDMAVEVFRWTGKNDYMVLSEADYFSVGGGDGRYGLWLDAALERGLSARCPAFNNHVLCNNVESDAVHATDSDGVPTGNLLGNALHHEPIPDMARFTCMGVEVWAVGMD; this is encoded by the coding sequence ATGGCATCTGGACGCCAGgggcatgcgcgcgacgattCTTTCGGCGAGTTTGTGTCTCCAGACACGCCGCCGTCAGATGCACGCGGTATTATCGACTTGCGCGAGGTGGAGCGGCAGCTCGACGCGAAGCGCGAAGCGGAAGCGACACGGTCTGAGGCGACAGCGATGGCCGCCATTGACCCTAGCCTGAGCATGGCTGCAGAGCCGATTACTGCTCCCACACAGCTGACAGAGGAGCCACAGCCTATAGAGCCGAGTGCGAGTGGCCGGCGGCTCtggggcggcgcgctgtggaGTAAacttgcgtcgcttggTGCGTTGGAAAAGGCGGGCAAGGCGTCGAGTGCCTTGCCTCGCGCTTCGGTAGAGAGGCGTGCACGTACAATAGAGACGATCCCCGGTGCGCCTGGCTTTGATCCCAgtgtggcgccgcgctggaatACGGGCGCATGGTTTCTAAGCGGCACAGAGGAGCGAAGGCGCGAGCAAAAGCCCATCCCTGTGACGCTCCGGGGGCGGCGCGAAGATACAAGCATTGTATGCGACGAGTGGCGAGCTTCGCGTATCCAAGCACTGCTTCCGCGGCGTCTTCGACTGGGCAAGTCATGGCAGCTGCTCTACTCGCTCGACCAAGACGGGAGCAGCTTGGGAACGTTGTACGATCTCGTCCAAACAGCCACCGATTCGAACTACCGGCGGGGTATGGGTGGCGAGCAATGGCTTCGTGGCTCGTctaccgcggcgcagcaggccatgctcggcacgaAAAAGTCGGTCGGCACCGGCGTTGCGCTCCCGGACGCTGGAATAGTGATTagcgtgcgcgatgcacatGGGAACGTGTTTGGCGCGTTTGTCAACGAGCCGCTCAAGATCGCGCCGCATTATTACGGAAATGGCGAGTGTTTCCTGTGGAAGACGGTGCGTCGGCGGCTGCCGTGCCCGCCGTCTGAGCTCACAGAGCCGGATTTGCACCCAGATATGGCGGTAGAGGTATTCCGGTGGACGGGAAAAAACGATTATATGGTGCTCTCAGAGGCAGACTACTTCTCTgtgggcggcggcgacgggCGCTATGGGCTGTggctcgacgctgcactGGAACGTGGGCTTAGTGCACGATGCCCTGCATTTAACAACCACGTCCTATGTAACAATGTGGAGAGcgacgcggtgcatgcaaCCGATTCCGATGGCGTGCCTACAGGCAATTTGCTGGGCAATGCTCTGCACCACGAGCCAATACCAGACATGGCCAGGTTCACGTGCATGGGCGTGGAAGTGTGGGCCGTAGGCATGGACTAG
- a CDS encoding uncharacterized protein (COG:T; EggNog:ENOG503NZIC), whose protein sequence is MSKPPATPILRSEEKRYLGMQSPNTPTPILLHDPIVLSRSPSGVSPTLAPEWSYNRDTDAHDSAPSQANEELVSDRDASLGTHDAAQAWSPVPHLQMSPIVQGPTLDTELSPRFFQRDYDTYSLTSTDSIPSTPLRTGSHISPLPLAVSSVHHGTGCLAIVHKEAEAAEKVLPSTTHLSMTHCALPLNAYHILQVPATLLVLDLSCSQLLALPPALAACTMLEELNVSNNDLGFASALEEHAQWSPLSALQQLRVLLADDCGLTMLPAGIMSLSRLQVLGVRQNYLNALPTWMHVLQNLECLLLDRNRCTNIAWDAITAPLMEDARATRDMAPSPSDTQPQEQPQKFLQKAFRWYPKRADTKDTAPSMPRGTAHFATAIDNMRAGTLSSSSDGKRRVLSKSTLSIRSSLMTGGSPSPVSQRSYSAKDTAHHFPGHLFLTVSASEHKIRALLGSLPQTPMQPEQFTQSLHLCLLANTPGASASHPGSVFVGGPYVSYMPQPVYDTQDWPSDALDARKFIPCFLPVSSKQDAAHPYCVATEHTPYVRGLLGYLRDLDSLCPEHQVDQLCTSPPTAQTPLTPATPMTPGTPGTQYGGASLKSPFGLVDAHGDFGSLEYAQHREPTWRLQRHRIIQEIIDTERTYVTGLNEIMDIYVKRARQPLEGSNSDERVLPLSKERAVFGHIEGIVYFHTRAFLPSLEEAAAPVLSMGSDANPDIHTNTTAQAAASIANVFKQHTAYFKMYMNYVNQSDSAMRRIAYWSEATPNFGRSKLKPAMESAGATFSQLASFRKLQLGGQGVDGEHGKGYFEKRNGIPTSRRKQIQSYLRICRQDPRHSQISLEGYLLLPIQRIPRYRMLLEQLLRCTPSYLLPVGESDVIAHALAHINLVASWVNEGKRQSEQGHRLYLWQSKLRAHSPVQLVQPHRRLVHDGALRLVRVAKCASVGNEPGNTGLLQQTLLDQPVQLLLCNDLAIVIALSGLEARESESLDQETQGSADLDGVECAAVIAVFKPMASCTPNAGFPLPSPPASITGCMHFRVLDRNYVFYFAASTHRDAMRWCDLFNTQS, encoded by the exons ATGTCAAAA CCGCCCGCAACGCCCATTTTGCGTAGCGAAGAGAAGCGCTATTTAGGAATGCAGTCTCCCAACACGCCAACACCCATCCTGCTGCACGACCCCATCGTCTTGTCCCGCTCCCCCAGCGGGGTTTCCCCAACGCTCGCGCCAGAATGGTCGTACAACCGCGATACTGACGCACACGACTCTGCTCCTTCGCAAGCAAATGAAGAGCTTGTGAGTGATAGAGATGCGTCGCTAGGTACACACGACGCCGCTCAAGCGTGGTCGCCTGTTCCCCACCTGCAAATGTCACCCATTGTGCAAGGACCTACACTGGACACGGAGCTCTCTCCCCGCTTCTTCCAGCGAGACTACGACACGTACAGCCTTACTTCAACAGATTCGATCCCAAGCACGCCCCTACGCACCGGAAGCCATAtctcgccgctgccgctggCCGTAAGCAGTGTCCATCACGGCACAGGATGTCTTGCCATTGTGCACAAAGAAGCAGAAGCAGCGGAAAAAGTCTTGCCCAGCACGACGCATCTGTCAATGACACATTGTGCGCTGCCGTTAAATGCCTACCATATTTTACAAGTGCCCGCGACGCTGCTCGTACTGGACCTAAGCTGTTCCCAGCTCTTGGCACTTCCCCCTGCACTGGCCGCTTGTACGATGCTGGAAGAGCTGAACGTGTCGAACAATGATTTAGGGTTCGCAAGTGCCTTGGAGGAGCACGCCCAATGGTCGCCGCTCAGTGCGCTAcagcagctgcgtgtcCTCCTCGCGGACGACTGCGGCCTGACAATGCTTCCTGCTGGCATCATGAGCCTGTCGCGATTGCAAGTGCTCGGTGTGCGCCAAAACTATTTAAATGCGCTGCCAACGTGGATGCATGTCTTGCAGAATTTGGAGTGTCTCTTGTTGGATCGGAACAGGTGTACAAATATTGCGTGGGATGCCATCACAGCGCCGCTCATggaagacgcgcgcgctacGCGAGACATGGCGCCGTCCCCGAGCGACACACAGCCGCAAGAACAGCCCCAGAAGTTTTTGCAAAAAGCGTTTCGCTGGTACCCAAAACGAGCCGATACCAAAGACACTGCACCATCCATGCCACGGGGCACAGCTCACTTTGCGACTGCGATTGACAATATGCGTGCAGGGACGCTGTCGTCCTCGAGCGATGGAAAGCGCCGTGTCTTGTCCAAGTCCACACTCTCTATTCGCTCCTCGCTCATGACGGGCGGGTCGCCCAGTCCCGTTTCCCAGCGCTCGTACAGCGCAAAAGACACCGCACACCACTTTCCAGGACACCTTTTTTTGACTGTTTCGGCATCCGAGCACAAGATTCGAGCCTTGCTTGGCTCCTTGCCCCAAACACCGATGCAGCCCGAGCAGTTTACTCAAAGTCTGCACCTGTGTCTCTTGGCCAATACGCccggcgcgagcgcgagccaTCCAGGGAGCGTGTTTGTCGGTGGTCCGTACGTAAGCTACATGCCACAACCAGTCTACGATACACAGGATTGGCCATCGGACGCTTTGGACGCGCGGAAGTTTATCCCCTGTTTTTTACCCGTCTCGAGCAagcaggacgcggcgcatccgtACTGCGTAGCTACCGAGCATACGCCCTATGTGCGCGGCTTGCTCGGATAtttgcgcgacttggactCTCTTTGCCCCGAGCACCAAGTCGACCAACTGTGTACCTCTCCGCCCACAGCTCAAACGCCACTCACGCCAGCGACGCCTATGACGCCCGGCACGCCCGGCACGCAATACGGCGGAGCGTCGCTGAAATCTCCTTTTGGTCTGGTCGATGCCCACGGCGACTTTGGCTCGCTCGAGTACGCACAGCACCGCGAACCTACATGGCGTCTCCAGCGCCACCGCATTATCCAGGAAATTATCGATACGGAGCGGACGTATGTCACTGGGCTTAATGAAATTATGGATATTTATGTgaaacgcgcgcggcagccgTTGGAAGGCAGCAacagcgacgagcgcgtACTGCCCTTGTCCAAAGAGCGCGCTGTATTTGGACACATTGAAGGGATTGTCTACTTTCACACGCGCGCCTTTCTTCCGTCTCTGGAAgaggccgcggcgccggtTTTGTCCATGGGCTCGGACGCCAATCCCGACATACACACCAACACGACTGCGCAAGCCGCTGCAAGTATTGCCAATGTGTTTAAGCAGCACACCGCCTACTTTAAGATGTACATGAATTACGTGAACCAGTCGGACTctgcaatgcggcgcattgcgtACTGGTCGGAAGCTACGCCCAACTTTGGGCGCTCCAAGCTGAAGCCAGCGATGGAGAGTGCCGGCGCGACATTTTCGCAGCTTGCCTCCTttcgcaagctgcagctggGCGGCCAGGGCGTGGACGGAGAGCATGGAAAAGGTTACTTTGAAAAGCGGAACGGCATTCCCacatcgcggcgcaagcagatTCAAAGCTACCTGCGCATCTGCCGCCAGGATCCGAGGCACTCGCAGATTAGCCTGGAAGGCTACTTGTTGTTGCCCATCCAGCGCATTCCTCGGTACCGTAtgctcctcgagcagcttttgcgctgcacaccgaGCTACCTGCTTCCTGTCGGCGAGTCTGACGTAattgcgcacgcacttgCGCACATCAACCTCGTCGCGTCGTGGGTCAATGAAGGCAAGCGGCAGTCAGAGCAAGGCCACCGGCTCTATTTATGGCagagcaagctgcgcgcccaTTCTCCGGTACAGCTTGTCCAGCCCCATCGCAGACTGGTGCAcgacggcgcattgcgTCTTGTCCGCGTTGCAAAATGCGCGAGTGTGGGAAACGAGCCAGGCAACACAGGCTTGCTCCAGCAGACCTTGCTGGACCAACCCGTGCAATTGCTACTGTGCAACGACTTGGCGATCGTGATTGCCTTGTCTGGATTagaggcgcgcgaaagcgAGTCCCTAGACCAGGAGACACAAGGCTCGGCAGACCTCGACGGCGtggaatgcgccgcggtgaTTGCTGTCTTCAAGCCCATGGCGAGCTGTACGCCCAACGCCGGCTTTCCCCTTCCGTCCCCCCCCGCGTCCATTACGGGCTGCATGCATTTCCGTGTACTCGACCGAAACTATGTGTTTTATTTTGCAGCTAGTACACACCGCGATGCCATGCGCTGGTGCGACCTTTTCAACACACAGTCGTAG